A genomic region of Pseudomonadota bacterium contains the following coding sequences:
- the aprB gene encoding adenylyl-sulfate reductase subunit beta: MPTFVYMTRCDGCGHCVDICPSDIMHIDKTYRRAYNIEPNMCWECYSCVKACPQNAIDDRGYADFAPMGHSVRVLREPEKGTISWKLKFRDGTVKEFVSPIRTTEWGSIPSAETYNAPKSNEYKTQELSHEPDALNLEDGLPALAPDQLEKYSVPNAVGHNSKSKQFKQEAV, from the coding sequence ATGCCAACTTTCGTATATATGACCCGCTGTGATGGTTGTGGACACTGTGTTGATATATGTCCGTCGGATATCATGCACATCGATAAAACATACCGACGTGCATACAACATTGAGCCCAATATGTGTTGGGAGTGCTACTCTTGTGTCAAGGCTTGTCCGCAGAACGCGATTGATGATCGAGGGTACGCTGACTTTGCTCCCATGGGACATAGTGTTCGCGTCCTTCGCGAACCTGAAAAAGGAACGATTTCATGGAAATTAAAATTTCGCGACGGTACCGTAAAAGAGTTTGTGTCTCCTATTCGGACAACTGAATGGGGCTCAATCCCGTCCGCGGAGACATACAACGCACCGAAATCAAACGAATATAAAACCCAGGAACTATCACATGAGCCTGACGCGCTTAACCTTGAAGATGGCTTGCCGGCCTTGGCGCCAGATCAGCTTGAGAAATACAGCGTGCCGAATGCCGTTGGCCATAACTCCAAATCAAAACAATTCAAGCAGGAGGCAGTTTGA
- a CDS encoding queuosine precursor transporter: MSMEPKIQLRSETLYCVLISTFVVLLVVTNIIGVKLFLAFPTAMPNGLFGEPITLTTGLITYPLTFLLTDFVCEVYGRRRANLMVFTGFGLSILTLLFIQVALALPGAPAWSSGHEDFRTIREMQIAYESVFTLPGVLIFASMTAYLIAQLIDVRLYHFWKRVTSGRHLWLRNNASTMFSQLIDTIIVNSIFLKWGMGLEWQLVIQIIIAAYLFKILIAAIDTPLIYAGVALSRRFGLDPLPVP, from the coding sequence ATGAGTATGGAACCTAAAATACAGTTGCGCTCAGAAACGCTTTATTGCGTCTTAATTTCGACCTTTGTGGTTTTGTTGGTCGTTACAAACATCATTGGGGTCAAACTATTCTTAGCATTCCCGACAGCAATGCCCAATGGACTTTTCGGTGAACCAATAACGCTCACTACTGGGTTAATCACATATCCGTTGACATTTCTTCTCACTGACTTTGTTTGTGAAGTCTATGGTCGAAGACGCGCGAACTTAATGGTTTTTACGGGTTTCGGGCTTAGTATACTGACATTATTATTTATTCAAGTTGCTCTAGCCTTGCCTGGCGCCCCTGCTTGGTCATCAGGTCATGAAGATTTCAGAACCATCAGGGAAATGCAGATTGCTTATGAGTCAGTCTTTACGTTGCCAGGCGTTTTAATTTTTGCATCCATGACTGCATATCTGATCGCTCAGCTTATTGATGTGCGGTTATACCATTTTTGGAAGCGTGTTACATCAGGACGCCATTTATGGCTTAGGAACAACGCCTCAACCATGTTCTCTCAGCTGATAGATACGATAATTGTCAATTCAATTTTTCTCAAATGGGGTATGGGACTTGAGTGGCAGCTGGTAATACAAATCATTATCGCGGCGTATCTCTTCAAAATACTAATTGCGGCAATTGATACGCCACTGATATATGCCGGGGTTGCTCTATCTCGCAGATTTGGCCTTGATCCTTTGCCCGTTCCTTAA
- a CDS encoding (2Fe-2S)-binding protein, whose amino-acid sequence MTAMHEITVKVNGVDYACEVEGRLTLADFLRHHINLTGTHLGCEHGVCGACTVLVNGKTARGCLMLAVQADETEITTVEGLAVNGELNDLQQAFMEHHALQCGFCTPGMLMTLTELLQENPHPKEQDVRDAISGNICRCTGYQGIVAAALAVAEQRDC is encoded by the coding sequence ATGACTGCAATGCATGAGATTACGGTAAAAGTTAATGGCGTAGACTATGCCTGCGAGGTTGAGGGAAGGCTGACTCTGGCCGACTTCCTACGACATCACATTAATCTCACAGGCACTCACCTTGGCTGCGAGCATGGTGTTTGTGGAGCATGTACAGTATTGGTTAACGGCAAGACGGCACGTGGTTGTTTGATGTTAGCAGTACAAGCAGATGAAACTGAAATTACCACGGTTGAAGGATTAGCAGTTAATGGTGAGTTAAATGATTTGCAGCAGGCATTCATGGAGCATCATGCTCTACAATGTGGTTTTTGTACGCCTGGCATGCTGATGACATTAACAGAATTACTGCAGGAAAACCCCCACCCGAAAGAACAGGATGTGCGCGACGCAATATCTGGCAACATCTGTAGATGCACTGGCTATCAGGGTATTGTCGCGGCAGCTCTTGCCGTTGCAGAACAGCGAGATTGTTAA
- a CDS encoding xanthine dehydrogenase family protein molybdopterin-binding subunit: MSSFGSSAKRVEDPVLLRGEGKFTDDIHLPGLLTAAMLRSPYAHARIKSIDTATALELDGVHLILKNSDLALEYTTTELPLMVPNPLITKPVTPHMLAKDYVRYVGEPVALIVAEDRYIAEDALEKVIVDYEPLPVASDFREAVKKNAATAHHEIEDNICAEFVQSFGNVDKVFANAPHIFKNTFFQHRGAAHPLETRAMMASYDELSDHLTFYAASQSPHRVREIYAKLRGVDDNQVRVIVPDIGGGFGAKGQTYPEYFSVAAAARVLRRPVKYMEDRRENFTATHHERDQFWTAEIAFNDDGKLLGFRGTLLHDSGAYVPWGIITPYIAASTVPGPYLLPAYEMKVTCVLTNKVAVTPVRGAGRPQAAFTMERMMDMAALELGRDPASLRRQNYIPADQMPYKMGLIFRDGSPITYDSGDYPACHDKAIELSGYDRFKERQKVARSEGRFIGIGIASYVEGTGLGPFEGANIRVSPSGKVTIHYGASAQGQGHQTVFAQIAADQLGVDLADITVIGGDSQGCPYGIGTFASRAIVNAGNAVHEASGAVRRKIIKAAAYMMEAAEEDMDLAEGSVFVKGVPEMSRTLGEVAEFVNGKPGFTLPVGIEPGLQELSYFTPKQAAYANGTHLAEVEVDVETGYAKVLRYWSGHDCGKMINPMTVEGQVLGGVAHGLGNALFEWMRYDENAQPVTVNYGEYLLPLASDMPDVQQVHQEIPTPQNPLGVKGAGEGGTIPAIAAIIGAIENALEPFGVRISEAPLTPPRLLELIECARKH, encoded by the coding sequence ATGTCATCATTCGGATCTTCAGCTAAACGTGTAGAGGACCCGGTACTTTTGAGGGGAGAGGGCAAGTTTACGGATGATATTCATTTGCCGGGCTTGCTAACTGCTGCGATGCTGCGCAGCCCTTATGCGCATGCCCGTATAAAGTCTATTGATACTGCAACAGCTCTAGAATTGGATGGTGTTCACCTTATTTTGAAAAATTCGGATCTTGCGCTTGAGTACACGACTACAGAGCTGCCATTGATGGTGCCAAACCCTCTAATCACCAAACCCGTGACACCTCATATGTTGGCGAAGGATTATGTAAGGTATGTTGGTGAACCTGTTGCCTTGATTGTGGCTGAAGATCGGTACATAGCTGAGGATGCTTTGGAAAAGGTTATAGTCGATTATGAGCCATTGCCTGTAGCTAGCGACTTTCGTGAGGCTGTAAAGAAAAATGCTGCCACAGCTCATCACGAGATCGAGGATAACATATGCGCAGAATTTGTTCAGTCATTTGGTAATGTAGATAAAGTTTTTGCGAATGCTCCTCACATTTTTAAAAATACATTTTTTCAGCACCGTGGGGCAGCCCATCCCCTCGAAACACGAGCAATGATGGCTAGTTATGATGAATTGTCAGATCATCTGACATTTTATGCAGCAAGTCAGTCGCCACACCGTGTACGGGAAATCTATGCTAAATTACGTGGAGTGGATGACAATCAGGTGCGTGTTATTGTTCCTGATATTGGTGGGGGATTTGGGGCGAAGGGGCAAACTTATCCTGAGTATTTTTCTGTTGCTGCCGCTGCTAGGGTGCTGCGGCGGCCGGTGAAATATATGGAAGACAGGCGTGAAAATTTTACAGCCACTCATCATGAGCGTGATCAGTTTTGGACAGCTGAAATTGCTTTTAATGATGATGGCAAACTTCTCGGGTTTCGTGGAACCCTCCTTCATGATTCTGGGGCATACGTGCCATGGGGCATTATCACACCGTATATCGCGGCATCAACGGTGCCTGGTCCGTATCTTCTGCCCGCTTATGAAATGAAGGTTACCTGTGTTCTTACCAATAAAGTGGCCGTCACACCTGTAAGGGGAGCCGGTCGTCCTCAAGCTGCTTTTACAATGGAGCGCATGATGGATATGGCGGCCCTAGAATTAGGCCGGGACCCTGCGAGCCTCCGCCGTCAAAATTATATTCCTGCCGATCAAATGCCGTACAAAATGGGACTTATATTCCGAGATGGGAGCCCAATAACCTATGACAGCGGGGACTATCCTGCGTGTCACGATAAAGCAATCGAATTATCTGGATATGACAGGTTTAAAGAGAGGCAAAAGGTGGCGCGTTCAGAAGGTCGATTTATAGGAATAGGAATTGCCTCTTATGTCGAAGGAACAGGACTAGGACCCTTTGAGGGTGCAAATATTCGGGTTTCTCCATCGGGAAAAGTTACCATCCATTATGGTGCCTCCGCACAAGGGCAGGGACATCAAACCGTCTTTGCTCAAATTGCTGCAGATCAGCTAGGTGTTGATTTGGCTGATATAACGGTCATCGGCGGTGACTCGCAAGGCTGCCCATACGGAATAGGTACCTTTGCGAGCAGAGCTATTGTTAATGCGGGTAATGCGGTTCACGAGGCATCTGGAGCTGTTAGACGGAAAATCATTAAAGCGGCTGCGTATATGATGGAAGCTGCTGAGGAGGACATGGACCTCGCTGAAGGTTCTGTGTTTGTGAAAGGTGTTCCCGAAATGTCCAGAACATTAGGAGAGGTTGCTGAATTTGTTAATGGCAAACCGGGCTTTACGTTGCCTGTCGGCATCGAGCCGGGATTGCAGGAATTAAGTTATTTTACACCTAAACAGGCGGCCTACGCTAATGGAACGCACTTAGCGGAGGTAGAGGTGGATGTTGAAACTGGTTATGCAAAGGTTCTGCGATATTGGTCGGGACATGATTGTGGAAAGATGATCAATCCAATGACGGTCGAGGGGCAGGTGTTAGGTGGAGTTGCGCATGGGCTTGGCAATGCCTTGTTTGAATGGATGCGTTATGACGAGAATGCTCAGCCCGTTACAGTGAACTATGGAGAATATTTACTTCCGTTAGCGAGCGATATGCCCGATGTTCAGCAAGTCCACCAAGAAATTCCAACACCGCAGAATCCACTGGGTGTTAAGGGTGCTGGAGAGGGTGGTACTATTCCAGCTATTGCGGCCATAATTGGTGCCATCGAAAATGCGTTAGAGCCGTTTGGTGTTCGTATTTCAGAGGCTCCCCTTACCCCACCTCGACTATTGGAATTAATTGAATGTGCTCGTAAACACTAA
- a CDS encoding enoyl-CoA hydratase/isomerase family protein, with amino-acid sequence MSDEYLIFEEKTPFLHVTINRPDDGNKFLDDMLVLLAAKVDEATAHGGLNGIILRGSGTDFSHGREQAIGSEGPPVNAYDAKTRFMSRILDVYASFRKFPSPIITVVQGKALGFACALVAGSDVAIASERATFALPEMLHGTPPTLAISAHTKVAPKTVAHLIFSAEEIDAQHALASGLISQVVLHEKLEETVSGFLETLGNFDQIDIATVKKYIAAAPGLPADIASDLAGYTMATIKSRHSTYK; translated from the coding sequence ATGAGTGATGAGTATTTGATATTTGAAGAAAAAACACCATTCCTTCACGTAACTATAAATAGGCCTGACGATGGAAACAAATTTCTTGATGATATGCTTGTTTTGCTAGCTGCAAAAGTCGATGAAGCAACCGCACATGGCGGGCTAAATGGAATTATTTTGAGGGGCAGTGGCACTGATTTTAGCCATGGTCGCGAACAGGCGATTGGATCCGAGGGCCCTCCAGTAAATGCTTATGATGCAAAAACTCGTTTTATGAGCCGTATTCTGGATGTATATGCATCGTTCCGGAAGTTCCCTTCGCCAATAATTACTGTGGTGCAGGGCAAGGCGCTTGGCTTTGCGTGCGCACTTGTTGCCGGCTCGGATGTTGCTATTGCAAGCGAAAGGGCAACCTTTGCGCTTCCAGAAATGCTTCATGGGACGCCGCCTACACTAGCGATTTCTGCACATACCAAAGTTGCCCCAAAAACCGTTGCGCACTTGATCTTTTCTGCTGAGGAAATTGATGCTCAGCATGCGTTAGCATCTGGCTTAATAAGTCAAGTTGTTTTACATGAAAAATTAGAGGAAACGGTCTCTGGATTTCTGGAAACACTAGGAAATTTTGACCAAATCGATATTGCCACCGTAAAAAAATATATTGCTGCCGCCCCTGGATTGCCAGCTGACATCGCATCTGATTTAGCGGGATACACTATGGCAACAATTAAGTCTCGCCACAGCACTTACAAATAA
- the sat gene encoding sulfate adenylyltransferase, whose product MVTLVTPHGGNSLKALLLAESDRRAASKRADNLIKVPMSSRETSDVLMLAMGAYTPLEGFMCEADWYGTCAEMKLQNGLFWPIPITLSVDRSLANQIKIDEDVALFDEKTGKTMAIMNVSEKFEIDKDFENRNIFGTTDTNHPGVKKVLEQADVNLGGSVKVFDEGDMPNDYKDLYLRPAETRALFNKLGWSKVTAFQTRNPMHRSHEHLVKIAIEITDGVLIHQVLGKLKEGDIPAETRTEAIAAMIDNYFVPGTAVQGGYPIEMRYAGPREALFHALIRQNFGCAYLIVGRDHAGVGDYYGPYDAQNIFDELWEGALETQPLKIDITFYCKKCQGMATEKTSPSKPEDRVHISGTKFREMLENGDDIPVEFSRPEVVAVLREYYSTSK is encoded by the coding sequence ATGGTAACCTTAGTCACACCACATGGGGGTAATAGCCTAAAAGCATTACTACTTGCTGAAAGCGATCGCAGGGCCGCGAGCAAAAGGGCAGACAATCTAATCAAAGTTCCAATGTCTAGCCGTGAAACATCCGATGTGCTCATGTTAGCGATGGGTGCTTATACCCCATTAGAGGGCTTTATGTGTGAAGCTGATTGGTATGGAACCTGTGCCGAAATGAAACTACAAAATGGATTGTTCTGGCCAATCCCAATAACGCTGTCTGTCGACCGGAGTTTGGCAAACCAAATTAAAATCGATGAAGATGTGGCTTTATTTGATGAGAAGACTGGCAAGACTATGGCGATTATGAATGTTTCTGAGAAATTTGAAATCGATAAGGATTTTGAAAATAGGAACATATTTGGGACTACCGATACAAACCATCCCGGTGTCAAAAAAGTCCTAGAACAAGCTGATGTAAACTTGGGCGGATCGGTTAAAGTATTTGACGAGGGTGACATGCCCAATGATTACAAGGACCTTTATCTCAGACCTGCTGAGACAAGAGCACTTTTTAACAAATTAGGCTGGTCTAAAGTGACCGCTTTTCAAACCAGAAATCCCATGCATCGGAGCCATGAGCATCTTGTAAAAATAGCAATTGAGATCACGGATGGGGTTCTCATACACCAAGTGCTCGGAAAACTAAAAGAAGGGGATATACCTGCTGAAACTCGAACGGAAGCAATCGCTGCAATGATCGACAACTATTTTGTTCCTGGGACAGCCGTACAAGGCGGGTATCCAATAGAAATGCGATACGCCGGTCCACGAGAGGCCCTCTTTCACGCATTAATCCGGCAAAACTTTGGTTGTGCCTATCTCATTGTTGGGCGCGATCATGCCGGCGTCGGAGATTATTATGGACCATACGACGCGCAAAACATTTTTGATGAGCTTTGGGAAGGGGCGCTAGAAACCCAACCACTTAAAATCGACATAACCTTCTATTGTAAAAAATGCCAGGGAATGGCAACGGAGAAGACAAGTCCGAGCAAGCCAGAAGATCGCGTTCATATTTCTGGCACCAAATTTCGTGAGATGTTGGAAAATGGTGACGATATTCCTGTCGAGTTTAGTCGCCCAGAAGTTGTAGCGGTGTTGAGAGAATATTATTCCACCTCAAAATAG
- a CDS encoding adenylyl-sulfate reductase has translation MFSINPFAALSSSVAPVVMQSYVVIMVLLVALGTIYDTIHRGSAKYFFSNWVKAKKSSSRALGGGEMVGHVVRTAVANVALSSEFCNQKRRIAHLLGMWGFTVYAVATAVMVFQYPTPTTPTPAIIPQLWWVGAAMVCVGGYWFWFFIRVDVLAEGGSPFRLMRADLFVVLLVTSCTVALIWAYLQGIESTWANVALGLYLILTTALFGSVPWTKFAHMFFKPAAALQKRVAIADGSRSNLPEPADKPALLGDPRRHPSNY, from the coding sequence ATGTTTTCAATAAATCCATTTGCTGCGTTGTCATCATCCGTAGCGCCCGTCGTCATGCAGAGTTATGTTGTGATAATGGTTCTCTTAGTCGCATTGGGGACCATTTACGATACAATACATCGTGGAAGCGCCAAGTATTTCTTTTCTAATTGGGTAAAAGCCAAAAAATCCAGTTCTCGGGCACTGGGCGGTGGAGAAATGGTGGGGCACGTTGTTAGGACCGCTGTTGCAAATGTTGCTCTGTCCAGTGAGTTTTGCAATCAGAAGCGTCGCATAGCCCACTTGTTAGGCATGTGGGGTTTTACTGTTTATGCGGTGGCAACCGCAGTTATGGTGTTTCAGTATCCGACGCCAACAACTCCTACACCGGCAATCATTCCACAACTTTGGTGGGTAGGTGCTGCTATGGTTTGTGTTGGTGGATATTGGTTTTGGTTTTTCATCCGTGTCGATGTATTGGCCGAGGGCGGTTCGCCATTCCGTTTGATGAGGGCAGACTTGTTTGTTGTTCTCTTAGTGACGAGCTGCACGGTAGCTTTGATATGGGCCTATTTGCAGGGGATAGAGAGTACATGGGCTAATGTAGCTCTCGGACTATACTTAATCCTCACAACGGCTCTTTTTGGATCGGTGCCCTGGACAAAATTTGCGCATATGTTCTTCAAACCCGCGGCTGCTTTGCAAAAACGTGTGGCTATTGCAGATGGATCACGCAGTAATCTTCCGGAGCCAGCTGATAAGCCAGCGCTTCTGGGTGACCCACGACGCCACCCCTCAAACTATTAA
- a CDS encoding SDR family oxidoreductase, giving the protein MDLGIEDKRALVMGGSYGMGNGIARALAAEGVHIYLTARSGDLLAEQAKNISKEFGVQVEFGTCDLLKSGELEAMLDDAYSKFGGIDIQFNNCGGPPRLLPSEADEKLWHDWFDVIVMAAIKATGYALPGMQKQGWGRVLTMTSSNIYNASVVNVLSSSLRMALVGWSKALCKEVAKDGITVNCLVPGRIYTERVKAGDEVRGKHLGISADEARKQMVRNAPMGRDGKIEEMGALAAMLCGMPAGYINGSVLRADGGRVGVNF; this is encoded by the coding sequence ATGGATCTTGGCATCGAAGATAAACGTGCATTAGTTATGGGCGGAAGCTATGGAATGGGGAATGGCATTGCCCGGGCTTTGGCAGCGGAAGGGGTACACATTTATCTTACCGCGCGCAGCGGAGATCTCCTTGCTGAGCAGGCTAAAAATATTTCAAAGGAATTCGGTGTTCAAGTCGAATTCGGCACCTGTGACCTTCTTAAATCGGGTGAGCTAGAGGCGATGCTTGACGATGCATATAGCAAGTTTGGCGGAATTGATATTCAATTTAATAATTGCGGCGGGCCGCCCAGATTGTTGCCGTCTGAAGCGGATGAAAAACTCTGGCATGACTGGTTTGATGTGATAGTGATGGCAGCAATTAAAGCTACAGGTTATGCGCTTCCCGGCATGCAAAAACAAGGTTGGGGTCGAGTCCTAACGATGACGTCTTCCAATATCTACAACGCGTCAGTTGTGAATGTACTTTCAAGTTCGTTGCGCATGGCACTTGTTGGTTGGTCAAAAGCACTATGCAAGGAAGTTGCTAAAGATGGTATTACGGTTAATTGCCTGGTGCCGGGGCGTATTTATACCGAGCGAGTTAAGGCCGGTGATGAAGTGCGTGGAAAACACCTCGGCATCTCAGCGGACGAAGCACGAAAGCAGATGGTTAGGAATGCTCCAATGGGGCGAGATGGTAAAATTGAGGAAATGGGTGCTTTGGCCGCAATGCTGTGTGGCATGCCAGCTGGTTATATTAATGGCTCTGTTCTCCGTGCAGATGGTGGACGTGTTGGCGTGAATTTCTAA
- a CDS encoding phosphodiesterase — MHTSSGRSDRMIIAQISDIHLRDNGMLLKQKINTEVALEKTIDHINSWETPPHAILVTGDLVQRAKRQNYANLRKKLDQLPSPYYVIPGNHDNRTLMCEHFSDLGYLPNSGTFLQYSVDTNPLRLIGIDTLIPGKNEGEICSDRCEWLQNVLNQKPDQPTLIFMHHPPFKTGVNFLDRHHFQGSELLANVIEQNPQVIRIVCGHLHQQLQVTWAGTIASVSPSIAFQLPMPLEKDAEKGFSLEPPACPVFIWQRDIGLIAHMSLIGDFGGLQPFVGDPIV; from the coding sequence ATGCATACTTCCTCCGGTCGTAGCGATAGGATGATCATAGCTCAGATATCGGACATCCATCTGCGCGACAATGGTATGCTTCTCAAACAAAAAATTAATACCGAAGTAGCTCTTGAAAAGACTATTGATCACATAAATTCTTGGGAAACACCCCCTCATGCAATTTTAGTTACAGGTGATTTAGTTCAACGAGCTAAACGTCAAAATTATGCCAACTTACGTAAAAAACTCGACCAACTTCCCTCGCCGTATTATGTCATACCGGGTAATCATGATAATCGTACTTTAATGTGCGAGCATTTCTCTGATTTGGGGTACTTGCCCAACAGTGGAACATTTCTGCAATACTCGGTTGATACCAATCCACTGCGCCTTATCGGCATTGACACACTAATACCGGGTAAGAATGAGGGCGAAATATGTAGCGACCGCTGCGAATGGCTGCAAAATGTTCTTAATCAAAAACCCGACCAACCTACACTTATATTCATGCATCATCCCCCGTTCAAAACGGGCGTCAACTTTCTTGACAGGCATCATTTTCAAGGAAGTGAACTCTTAGCTAATGTCATTGAACAAAATCCACAGGTTATCAGGATTGTTTGCGGTCATCTCCACCAACAACTACAGGTTACTTGGGCCGGCACAATAGCGTCCGTTTCACCCAGCATTGCATTTCAGTTACCTATGCCGTTGGAGAAAGATGCCGAAAAGGGTTTCAGTCTCGAACCACCTGCTTGCCCGGTCTTTATCTGGCAACGTGATATCGGGCTTATCGCTCATATGAGTTTGATCGGCGATTTTGGCGGCTTACAGCCTTTCGTCGGTGACCCTATTGTTTAA
- a CDS encoding xanthine dehydrogenase family protein subunit M, with protein sequence MKPPVFEYHRPESLREALELLATLRNVKILAGGQSLMPMMNFRYVMPEHIVDINRLKELAEIKRVHDGIIFGAMARHDQAKKSEIVLEHCPLIAAGMEYVAHAQIRNRGTIGGSMAHLDPSAEWPALLAVYDATLHVQSSSGERDVPILEWSQGFMAPNLAEDEMLTDITVATWPAKHVYGFAELARRKGDFALAGAAVLLDFDGDVISRAALALMGVEVGPVRMNDAENLLVGEMPSDELFREAAEHATVVAGIDDVHASASYRKKVAVVMARRALEQASNRRKIRALAA encoded by the coding sequence ATGAAGCCCCCCGTTTTTGAATATCATAGACCAGAAAGTCTGAGAGAGGCACTCGAGCTTTTAGCAACATTAAGAAATGTGAAAATTTTGGCGGGCGGGCAATCATTGATGCCAATGATGAATTTCCGTTATGTAATGCCGGAGCACATTGTCGACATTAATCGGTTGAAAGAGCTGGCTGAAATTAAAAGAGTCCATGACGGGATAATTTTTGGTGCAATGGCTCGACATGATCAAGCAAAGAAATCAGAAATTGTCCTTGAGCACTGCCCGCTTATTGCTGCTGGCATGGAATATGTTGCCCATGCGCAGATACGAAATCGAGGAACCATAGGAGGCTCTATGGCTCACTTGGACCCATCAGCTGAATGGCCGGCTCTTCTTGCTGTTTATGATGCAACATTACATGTGCAAAGCAGCTCTGGTGAGCGCGATGTGCCGATACTTGAATGGTCTCAAGGTTTCATGGCCCCTAATCTTGCAGAGGATGAAATGCTCACTGATATTACGGTGGCCACATGGCCTGCAAAGCATGTATACGGATTTGCCGAGTTGGCGCGTCGCAAAGGTGACTTTGCGCTGGCGGGCGCGGCAGTGCTACTCGATTTTGATGGTGACGTAATATCACGTGCAGCATTAGCTCTCATGGGCGTGGAAGTGGGTCCCGTTCGTATGAATGACGCAGAAAACTTATTGGTGGGGGAGATGCCAAGCGACGAATTGTTTCGTGAGGCGGCCGAGCACGCAACCGTAGTCGCTGGCATCGATGATGTCCACGCATCTGCGTCATATCGCAAAAAGGTGGCGGTAGTAATGGCAAGGCGGGCATTAGAGCAAGCTTCTAATCGGCGTAAAATCAGAGCATTAGCTGCATGA